The Coccidioides posadasii str. Silveira chromosome 3, complete sequence genome contains a region encoding:
- the PSF1 gene encoding DNA replication protein psf1 (EggNog:ENOG410PJ86~COG:L~BUSCO:13880at33183) — protein sequence MYGDLGNKLVQHAKRIQSLPHVPPHHTDLVSSLIGEVHELNANVTHLLSPYGDQDGNTPAFNPSADPATACALLVNHLCMRRNKRCLLAYHRVRVEKVEELCWKGWDVVDYRQERRQQEQQRGEQGGGGGGSGNVLSPEEEEYLRLYGEMLLSYKGQWTDVDLTGSLEPPRDLFIDVRVLKDVGEVQTEYGSINLTKNSQFYVRLGDVEKLIAQGYLQRLS from the exons ATGTACGGCGACCTGGGAAACAAACTG GTCCAACACGCCAAACGCATCCAATCCCTTCCGCACGTCCCCCCTCACCACACAGACCTCGTGAGCAGCCTCATCGGCGAAGTCCACGAGCTCAACGCGAACGTCACCCACCTACTCTCCCCTTACGGCGACCAGGACGGCAACACGCCAGCCTTCAACCCGTCCGCCGATCCGGCCACGGCGTGCGCTCTGCTCGTCAACCACCTGTGCATGCGCCGCAACAAGCGGTGTCTGTTGGCGTATCACCGCGTGCGGGTGGAGAAGGTTGAGGAACTGTGTTGGAAAGGGTGGGATGTGGTGGATTATCGGCAGGAGAGGCGGCAGCAGGAACAGCAACGAGGGGAAcaaggtggtggtggtggtgggagTGGGAACGTGTTGAGTCCCGAGGAGGAGGAGTACCTGAGGCTGTATGGGGAGATGCTGCTGAGTTATAAAGGCCAGTGGACGGATGTGGATCTTACGGGAAGTTTGGAGCCGCCGCGGGATCTGTTCATTGATGTGAGGGTGCTCAAAGATGTGGGGGAGGTGCAGACGGAGTATGG GTCGATTAATTTGACGAAGAACAGTCAGTTTTATGTTCGGCTGGGGGACGTTGAGAAGCTCATTGCCCAGGGATATCTTCAGCGCTTGAGCTGA
- a CDS encoding uncharacterized protein (EggNog:ENOG410PJRW~COG:S~BUSCO:11758at33183) produces MSEAQKPVEETPVAPPAAETAAPTTEAQPPAAEAPKDAPAEPEEPAKEEQKAEVTPATDGVLGHKAPGLVKSLRFSKRYFWFSDDAVEVSKLSTYFQNEKLSIAHPTAAWASQTGKGLLFIAKRAEDKAHPTGMINLAEVSDIAKEGSNELTFKWNGHKHAFQATSGDERDSWFATIEAKSAEGKAEKETIVGSDGYKAELEKLTAKPAAATVAPSSPKKSLEAKGKDATKKPEGEEAKAKSRSQSRKRASIFGNILGKKDEGEAKKEEPKTEDKAEGEDAKKPEAETPAEEPAAAAATTEAETPETTEAAPATEAKQEEPKRPEAKAKRSSVFGSFLQKVTNQGHGKADKEPAAKPAETTTTVSSTAPQLGDPVNPDASEPIQPESVTQPEANEPAKETQEEPATSPSSIKGGFLNFIKKDKHEEKKEAKPEDKSDKKPEDAPAAEEPAAPEQATGATLKEKRRTSFFGNFGTKKEKKVEAAEGEQAEGEQAKARSPSIPRLGGLFRKPSKAVKKDKEVAPAPAEGEAPAENTEITEIKETTETATPAVNGAETSENKPAEPAAPVAQPVQAAA; encoded by the exons ATGTCTGAAGCTCAAAAGCCCGTCGAGGAGACCCCCGTTGCTCCTCCAGCCGCGGAGACCGCTGCTCCTACCACCGAAGCCCAGcctccagctgctgaagctccaAAGGACGCCCCCGCCGAGCCCGAGGAGCCAGCCAAGGAGGAACAGAAGGCAGAGGTGACTCCCGCGACCGATGGCGTGCTCGGCCACAAGGCACCCGGCTTGGTCAA GAGCCTTCGTTTCTCTAAGCGCTACTTCTGGTTCAGCGACGATGCTGTCGAGGTCTCCAAGCTCAGCACCTACTTCCAGAACGAGAAGCTGAGCATCGCCCACCCAACCGCCGCCTGGGCTAGCCAGACCGGAAAGGGCCTGCTCTTCATCGCCAAGCGTGCCGAGGACAAGGCTCACCCTACCGGAATGATCAACTTG GCCGAGGTCTCCGATATTGCCAAGGAAGGTTCCAACGAATTGACCTTCAAGTGGAACGGCCACAAGCATGCTTTCCAGGCAACCTCCGGCGACGAGCGTGACAGCTGGTTCGCCACTATCGAAGCCAAGTCTGCTGAAGGCAAGGCTGAAAAGGAAACCATCGTCGGTAGTGACGGATATAAGGCCGAACTCGAGAAGCTGA CTGCTAAACCCGCAGCTGCCACGGTCGCCCCTAGCTCGCCAAAGAAGAGCCTTGAGGCCAAGGGCAAGGATGCTACGAAGAAGCCCGAGGGCGAAGAAGCCAAGGCAAAGAGCCGCTCCCAGTCTCGCAAGCGCGCAAGCATCTTCGGAAACATCCTAGGCAAGAAGGATGAGGGAGAGGCTAAAAAGGAAGAACCTAAGACGGAGGACAAGGCAGAGGGAGAGGATGCTAAGAAGCCTGAGGCGGAAACCCCTGCTGAAGAGCCTGCCGCTGCCGCCGCCACTACCGAGGCCGAAACTCCTGAGACCACTGAAG CTGCTCCAGCTACGGAAGCCAAGCAGGAAGAGCCCAAGCGACCTGAGGCCAAGGCTAAGCGCAGCTCCGTTTTCGGAAGCTTCCTCCAGAAGGTCACCAACCAGGGCCACGGCAAGGCTGACAAGGAGCCTGCAGCCAAGCCAGCAGAGACCACCACCACCGTCTCTAGCACCGCTCCACAGCTCGGTGACCCAGTCAACCCTGATGCGTCTGAGCCAATTCAGCCTGAGAGCGTGACTCAGCCAGAGGCCAATGAGCCTGCTAAGGAGACACAAGAAGAGCCCGCAacttctccatcttctatCAAGGGTGGATTCCTTAACTTCATCAAGAAGGATAAGCACGAG gagaagaaggaggcTAAGCCTGAGGACAAATCCGACAAGAAGCCAGAGGATGCCCCTGCTGCTGAGGAACCAGCTGCCCCTGAACAGGCAACCGGTGCCACGttgaaggaaaagagacGTACTTCGTTCTTCGGAAACTTCGGTaccaagaaggagaagaaggtcgAGGCTGCTGAGGGTGAGCAGGCCGAGGGTGAACAGGCAAAGGCCCGGTCCCCATCTATCCCAAGACTTGGTGGCCTCTTCCGCAAACCAAGCAAGGCGGTCAAGAAGGACAAGGAAGTTGCCCCTGCTCCTGCTGAGGGTGAAGCTCCCGCCGAGAACACCGAAATCACTGAGATCAAGGAGACGACTGAAACCGCCACCCCAGCTGTAAATGGAGCCGAGACCTCTGAGAACAAGCCTGCCGAACCTGCCGCACCCGTTGCACAGCCCGTACAGGCTGCTGCTTGA
- a CDS encoding uncharacterized protein (EggNog:ENOG410PQ5M~COG:B~BUSCO:6571at33183) yields MNHQHPPSPPPSADGEIKNPFHDLSQNNTLQSPFLRNHHPFTTMYARQDYPFAKIDVDNRDVTEVMAGYPQTGAFNSVPGAEFPQITSVPQLTYVRAMQLTGNQHHQHHAVDMGRTGSGGSSSSRGSTGMHKFQEADKSRVQRMTRVRKRTRTARSDKRNLIITAPLSVLTKDMVHIPIRDMKAWVNRSAEVRRKEVAAKNGKIARPMNSFMLYRSAYAERTKEWCAQNNHQVVSRASGQSWPLEPKEIRDLYEGYATIERDNHQKAHPDYKFAPNKTQNTPKKKQTATKDDENSDLDDAGFDIPACSRPVGTWPSRSDADEGFGSRTSTPFDKDSSYESRTSTPFDHPNGDMYMHHSDINRSSWEMVNPGRPLPGVLSPPEQSHYYQPSIHQSVLGPGIEDVTYKKMGVPGVSYEPQGTLNGLPGNPHPDLLPTQPSRTVEDSTQVDPQLLEFSHHQQQSVTEAGSYPGHLNLWQVPPTTQHYVPTSIPAQQAEEYLSAHAQQTGFHHGAPLMESRDVWGEGHNGEAVKQEFGQEFDQWLTGHHTY; encoded by the exons ATGAACCATCAGCATCCTCCTTCACCTCCACCATCTGCAGACGGTGAAATCAAGAACCCTTTTCACGACTTGTCCCAGAATAATACACTACAGTCTCCGTTCCTTCGGAACCATCACCCTTTCACAACCATGTACGCAAGACAGGATTACCCGTTTGCAAAAATTGATGTGGATAATAGGGATGTCACTGAAGTGATG GCCGGATACCCACAGACCGGCGCCTTTAATAGTGTACCCGGGGCAGAGTTCCCACAAATAACTTCGGTGCCTCAATTG ACTTACGTCCGCGCCATGCAGCTCACGGGTAACCAGCACCACCAGCATCACGCCGTAGATATGGGACGAACCGGAAGCGGAGGGTCCAGTTCCTCCAGAGGCTCAACAGGAATGCACAAGTTCCAAGAGGCCGATAAGAGCAGAGTTCAGAGGATGACGAGAGTCAGAAAACGCACAAGAACCGCCAGATCAGACAAGCGTAACCTAATCATCACTGCGCCGCTGAGCGTGCTGACCAAGGACATGGTACACATTCCGATCCGCGACATGAAAGCCTGGGTGAATAGATCCGCTGAAGTGCGTCGGAAAGAAGTTGCCGCAAAGAACGGAAAGATCGCGAGGCCGATGAATTCGTTCATGTTGTACCGCTCCGCGTATGCTGAACGAACAAAGGAATGGTGTGCGCAAAACAACCATCAGGTGGTATCGCGTGCATCTGGCCAGAGCTGGCCGCTTGAGCCGAAGGAGATTAGAGACCTATACGAGGGATACGCTACGATTGAGCGGGATAACCACCAAAAGGCTCATCCAGACTATAAGTTTGCGCCAAACAAGACACAGAATACcccaaagaagaaacaaacgGCGACGAAGGATGACGAGAACAGTGACCTCGATGACGCCGGGTTCGACATTCCTGCCTGCTCACGCCCAGTGGGTACCTGGCCGAGTCGCTCCGATGCCGACGAGGGATTTGGCAGTCGTACCTCCACTCCGTTTGACAAGGATAGCAGCTATGAAAGTCGCACTTCAACCCCGTTCGATCACCCCAACGGTGATATGTATATGCATCATTCTGATATCAATCGGTCATCGTGGGAGATGGTCAACCCAGGAAGGCCCCTTCCCGGTGTTCTATCACCGCCAGAGCAGAGCCACTACTACCAGCCCTCAATCCACCAGAGCGTGCTAGGTCCCGGCATTGAGGATGTGACGTACAAGAAGATGGGTGTCCCTGGCGTATCCTATGAGCCGCAGGGAACATTAAACGGCCTCCCTGGAAACCCGCATCCTGACCTCCTTCCAACACAACCCAGTCGAACCGTTGAAGACTCCACCCAGGTCGACCCCCAACTCCTTGAATTTAGtcaccaccagcagcaatCCGTCACCGAAGCAGGTAGCTATCCTGGCCACCTAAATCTCTGGCAGGTGCCCCCGACAACCCAGCACTATGTTCCAACCAGCATCCCGGCGCAGCAGGCAGAGGAATATTTGTCCGCACATGCGCAGCAGACCGGGTTCCATCATGGTGCGCCCTTGATGGAGAGTCGCGATGTGTGGGGTGAGGGACACAACGGCGAGGCTGTCAAGCAGGAGTTTGGGCAGGAGTTCGACCAGTGGCTCACCGGGCATCACACGTACTGA
- a CDS encoding uncharacterized protein (EggNog:ENOG410PHJ2~COG:S~BUSCO:4095at33183), with protein sequence MVSRKRAREETEEHSVSAVDSGVSHEHGGLLHRLRNMWEFANLVEYIFLFGKSMKIDDDFDIEDLETECLKPGHSEKLLEIGLSLLKFVSSHRGLNRENFEEYTRRQYNAKAPGRNPFGDEEQPKKFHEFDMFEKIRILQQLATWTLWNPEKFRERMPEQKETEQTQWRIEELGYDRDERLYYLLDDNRLYRRTEPPIPPPRPAKPKANSKKGRAAARAAKRRKLAEDEVKREEDGQANGDATEDPSKGYKWECIAITLAEYNAFIEKLRKSKDPNEQILRDRIVNDVIPVIEKAEEAQQKKIQRREKELINLQKLATAKRSSRIANKQEKERQELLAAEEAKKHEAERIAEKKQQELREQIEKERIYRLMTREQRLKDREEKRRLHEEHLAKMEEQAKKLESGEARLSERQLKAMMEKGKQDLEALQGEESWFFDCSVCGVHGENLDDGTHSVACEKCNVWQHSQCLRIPKEEAEKDDFHFICADCQQRIEDAKRPKLPPLKFRILASASPPSAEATKANDEKRNRQPDESPVKKPKKPRPTPSAQAPASQPPGAPEMHPGVNGLAISQPQGTYFSPAQMIPNGIPGAHPSPRPVQNGTIYQPIQPQRLPPITAQPSHPGFPAHQVSAGQQPEPQLKFIQHYATPSQPHSTTTSFNSQRPSSSYSAHSNYRSPIQNRPSMSPTQGNRDVGPLAGFPPSATPDGAIPSTPFNHNQAHHVASSPYVNQTPSASFSATPRASFAHTPPPNYSQPVAMSGLSPTKQSPPRAPLAFSPNIGHTAILPPVQKLHPSPKLMGRSSPDAPIPAPVKSMTPEQEDRRRREMEFSAQNLARSSGPSDSPLPRPPILHPTQPLPHQAGAAIDRSFSGGSSK encoded by the exons ATGGTTTCGCGCAAGCGTGCCAGGGAGGAAACGGAGGAGCACTCGGTCTCCGCTGTGGATTCCGGCGTTTCTCACGAACATGGGGGACTCCTGCATCGGCTGCGCAACATGTGGGAGTTTGCCAATCTCGTCGAGTACATCTTCTTGTTCGGCAAGTCCATGAAGATAGACGATGATTTCGACATCGAG GATTTGGAGACCGAGTGCCTGAAACCTGGACACTCGGAGAAGTTGCTCGAAATCGGCTTGTCGCTACTCAAGTTTGTCTCCTCGCACCGCGGATTAAA TCGAGAAAATTTCGAAGAATACACCCGCCGCCAGTATAACGCAAAGGCACCCGGACGAAACCCATTCGGCGATGAAGAACAGCCGAAGAAGTTCCACGAGTTCGATATGTTCGAAAAGATACGCATCCTGCAGCAGCTGGCTACCTGGACGCTATGGAACCCGGAGAAATTCCGCGAAAGGATGCCGGAACAAAAGGAAACGGAGCAGACTCAATGG CGCATTGAAGAATTGGGCTATGATCGCGATGAGCGACTCTACTACCTTCTCGATGATAACAGACTGTATCGCCGTACTGAGCCTCCTATTCCGCCACCCAGACCTGCCAAGCCCAAAGCAAACTCCAAAAAGGGGAGGGCAGCTGCGCGAGCTGCGAAACGCAGGAAGCTCGCTGAAGATGAAGTGAAGCGCGAGGAGGATGGTCAAGCGAACGGCGACGCCACCGAAGATCCATCCAAAGGCTACAAGTGGGAGTGCATTGCTATCACGCTTGCTGAATACAACGCATTTATCGAAAAGCTTCGAAAGTCCAAGGATCCAAACGAGCAAATTCTTCGTGATCGTATTGTGAACGACGTCATCCCAGTAATAGAGAAGGCTGAAGAGGCGCAGCAGAAGAAGATTCAGCGCAGGGAGAAAGAACTAATAAATCTTCAAAAACTCGCGACGGCGAAGAGATCTAGTAGAATTGCAAACAAGCAGGAAAAGGAACGCCAAGAGCTTCTTGCTGCCGAGGAGGCAAAGAAACACGAGGCTGAGCGTATCGCTGAGAAGAAGCAACAAGAGTTGAGGGAGCAAATTGAGAAAGAGCGTATCTATCGTCTCATGACGCGAGAGCAACGACTCAAGGATCGCGAGGAGAAGAGGAGATTGCACGAAGAGCATCTTGCTAAAATGGAAGAGCAAGCGAAGAAGTTAGAGAGTGGAGAGGCTAGGCTTTCAGAACGACAGCTTAAGGCCATGATGGAGAAAGGCAAACAAGATCTCGAGGCTCTGCAGGGTGAAGAGTCATGGTTTTTTGACTGCTCTGTCTGTGGAGTGCATGGAGAGAACTTGGATGATGGCACTCATAGCGTCGCCTGTGAAAAGTGCAACGTGTGGCAGCATAGCCAGTGTCTCCGCATCCCGAAGGAAGAGGCAGAGAAAGATGACTTCCATTTCATCTGCGCGGATTGTCAACAACGTATTGAAGACGCTAAACGGCCGAAACTCCCGCCCTTGAAGTTCCGCATTCTGGCATCCGCGTCGCCACCATCCGCTGAGGCTACCAAGGCCAACGATGAAAAACGGAATCGCCAGCCTGATGAGTCTCCCGTCAAGAAGCCCAAGAAACCGCGTCCCACTCCCTCCGCTCAGGCCCCTGCGTCGCAGCCTCCAGGTGCTCCCGAAATGCATCCCGGTGTAAATGGTCTCGCAATCTCGCAGCCCCAGGGAACATATTTCTCTCCCGCTCAGATGATCCCGAACGGGATTCCAGGAGCACATCCTTCACCACGCCCAGTGCAAAATGGGACAATTTATCAGCCTATCCAACCGCAACGCCTCCCTCCCATTACAGCTCAACCCAGCCATCCAGGGTTCCCAGCTCACCAAGTTTCTGCTGGGCAACAACCCGAACCACAGCTCAAATTTATCCAACATTACGCCACCCCATCTCAACCCCACTCAACAACTACCTCTTTCAACTCTCAGCGTCCCTCTTCCTCCTACTCAGCCCATAGCAATTACCGCTCCCCCATCCAGAATCGCCCATCTATGTCTCCAACGCAAGGGAATCGTGATGTTGGGCCGTTGGCCGGTTTTCCTCCGTCAGCAACCCCGGACGGCGCCATTCCCAGCACCCCTTTTAACCATAACCAAGCGCATCATGTTGCTAGCTCCCCATACGTTAACCAAACCCCTTCTGCTTCTTTCTCTGCTACGCCTCGTGCTTCCTTTGCTCACACACCTCCCCCTAATTATTCTCAGCCCGTCGCCATGTCAGGTCTCAGCCCAACGAAGCAGTCACCTCCTCGCGCGCCCCTGGCCTTCTCCCCCAACATAGGACATACAGCTATTCTCCCTCCCGTGCAGAAATTACACCCCAGCCCTAAGCTGATGGGTCGATCATCTCCAGATGCTCCCATTCCAGCCCCGGTTAAGAGCATGACTCCTGAACAGGAGGATCGAAGGCGGAGGGAAATGGAATTTTCGGCTCAAAACTTGGCACGTTCGTCAGGTCCGAGTGATAGCCCGCTCCCACGGCCTCCTATTTTACATCCCACGCAGCCATTACCACATCAAGCGGGCGCTGCTATTGATAGATCGTTTAGTGGAGGCAGTAGCAAATAA
- a CDS encoding uncharacterized protein (EggNog:ENOG410PG8Q~COG:P~TransMembrane:9 (i276-296o381-407i414-431o451-473i485-505o547-569i581-601o621-653i674-700o)~BUSCO:950at33183): MEGGRSPGPGSGGREESSQALPNRRRAYSTRDTRDDRLWSSEAPARTSSDAAGTESLRSWSRRPSVSERTPARSFFHRAFHGPLEDGQYSFQGVREQTTELESRAISDAESIRSVTTTFSGNGDSVPLSLDQRILEPFRSRDRAESHISQPEVIVEEESGSDTPRAGSAHSGGSALTALLRPPQQEQQRVDSDIQDDILGEDGHDVPEETPLVRQESRARSPRQYGTLGDAENPLLLLPTSTPPWDAKSSPPTKKIQWRNFCDPRRWDRRTILQKGVIYPASLLPAVLLGLLLNVLDALSYGMILFPLGEPLFADRGADGISMFYISTIISQLVYSCGGSIFKGGIGSEMIEVVPFFHKMALMTLARVGADNMDSVLATTILAYALSSILTGTVFFIMGATGLGSFIGFFPRHILIGCIGGVGWFLVATGVEVSARLSGNFKYDLDTLERLFQLDTIFLWTTPLLLAIGLLVVKRYIKSNFLVGGYFLSVACLFYFFKLVLGIPLDTLREKGWVFEAPASDNPWYHFYTLYNFSAVNWPALADTIPAMFALTFFGILHVPINVPALGISTGEDNLNVDRELIAHGISNALSGFAGSIQNYLVYTNSLLFIASGGNHRLAGIMLAIATFGILLAGPGLIGFIPIMVVGALIYMLGIELMEEALVDTWGRLHRLEYMTVMIIVVTMGAWDFVTGIVVGIFLACLNFVVQASQKSAITGTYTGQVAVSTVRRNPTHAKFLKEAGRQTFVIKLSGFLFFGTIVSVEKQVRWLIEGEVFSHRPIRFLVLDLLHVKGLDFSAAEAFTRLNRMLQTRRVHMIICGVDISGEVGRSLRNVGLFEQENEVPVLENLNSALEYCENELLQALHDRKDAMSGIARTEPSSLKPIFKPQTSDLPVNSPRNLYLHQLAATTLREESASTAATASSSTPTGKPTSTKPQHQPPLSLLMHTFQGLTTQPEAFWAPAAAYFTRAEYPASSILYRMGEQAQHFFLLESGMLRAEYDTPQGNYFELIAAGRPCGELPFFGATRRTATVRAETPCVVWMMGEEGWRRLRERDADVGLEMMRVCLKLTAERMHTITSYVLTATR, encoded by the exons ATGGAGGGAGGGAGATCACCTGGACCCGGGTCCGGTGGCAGAGAAGAGTCCAGCCAAGCGCTCCCGAATCGGAGGAGAGCTTATAGCACTAGGGATACCCGAGACGACCGGCTGTGGTCAAGCGAAGCGCCTGCGCGAACCAGCTCGGATGCTGCTGGGACTGAGAGTCTGAGAAGCTGGAGTCGCCGGCCCTCGGTGAGCGAGAGGACGCCTGCGAGGTCTTTTTTCCACAGGGCTTTTCATGGACCGTTGG AGGACGGCCAATACTCTTTTCAGGGTGTGCGAGAACAAACGACTGAGTTAGAATCGCGAGCTATATCCGATGCGGAATCGATCCGTAGTGTAACAACTACATTCTCGGGGAATGGCGACAGTGTGCCGTTGTCGCTGGATCAGAGGATCTTGGAGCCCTTCAGGTCCAGAGATCGAGCAGAGAGCCATATTTCCCAGCCCGAGGTGATTGTTGAAGAGGAGTCCGGTTCCGATACCCCAAGGGCGGGATCTGCTCATTCTGGAGGATCTGCCTTGACCGCTTTGCTGCGCCCTCCCCAGCAGGAGCAGCAGAGAGTAGATTCTGATATACAAGACGATATCCTTGGTGAGGACGGGCACGACGTTCCGGAGGAAACACCTTTGGTACGACAAGAGTCTAGGGCAAGAAGTCCTCGCCAGTATGGTACCTTGGGGGACGCGGAAAACCCTCTGCTTCTCCTTCCAACCTCCACGCCCCCATGGGATGCAAAATCTTCTCCACCGACAAAGAAGATACAGTGGAGGAATTTCTGTGATCCAAGGAGGTGGGACAGGCGGACAATACTCCAAAAGGGCGTTATATACCCGGCAAGCCTCCTACCAGCCGTGCTCTTAGGGCTTCTCCTGAATGTCCTAGACGCTCTGTCTTACGGAATGATCTTATTTCCTCTTGGAGAGCCATTGTTTGCGGACAGGGGTGCCGACGGCATATCGATGTTCTACATCAGCACTATTATTTCACAGCTAGTCTACTCTTGCGGTGGGTCTATCTTCAAAGGTGGCATTGGTTCCGAGATGATAGAAGTCGTGCCTTTCTTCCACAAGATGGCCCTTATGACCTTAGCCAGGGTGGGTGCGGATAACATGGATTCTGTCCTGGCAACAACAATCCTGGCATATGCACTCAGTTCTATCCTTACAGGGACCGTCTTCTTCATTATGGGTGCCACCGGGCTGGGATCCTTTATAGGATTTTTCCCTCGACATATTCTGATTGGGTGCATTGGTGGCGTTGGTTGGTTTCTTGTAGCAACCGGAGTTGAAGTGTCTGCCCGACTTTCCGGTAATTTCAAGTATGATCTGGATACGCTGGAGAGGCTCTTCCAGCTCGATACCATATTCCTCTGGACGACCCCTTTGCTTCTTGCGATTGGTCTGCTCGTTGTTAAACGATATATCAAGTCGAATTTTCTTGTGGGGGGATATTTCCTCTCCGTTGCATGCTTGTTCTATTTTTTCAAACTTGTGCTGGGTATTCCTTTGGACACATTGCGAGAAAAAGGATGGGTGTTTGAAGCTCCTGCGTCCGATAACCCTTGGTATCACTTTTATACTCTCTACA ACTTTTCTGCAGTCAATTGGCCTGCCCTGGCAGATACAATTCCAGCCATGTTCGCCTTGACTTTCTTCGGCATTCTTCATGTTCCAATCAATGTTCCCGCTCTGGGTATTTCTACTGGAGAAGACAATCTCAACGTTGACCGGGAGCTAATCGCCCATGGAATTTCCAATGCATTGTCTGGCTTTGCGGGAAGTATACAG AACTACTTGGTGTACACAAACAGTCTTCTTTTCATTGCGAGCGGTGGGAATCACCGTTTGGCCGGTATCATGCTGGCCATAGCTACTTTTGGGATCCTACTAGCCGGACCTGGTCTTATTGGGTTCATACCCATCATGGTTGTCGGAGCCCTGATATACATGCTGGGGATAGAACTTATGGAAGAGGCTTTGGTAGATACTTGGGGCAGGCTTCATAGATTGGAATATATGACT GTAATGATAATAGTCGTCACGATGGGCGCATGGGATTTCGTCACTGGAATTGTTGTTGGGATATTTCTTGCTTGTCTTAATTTCGTTGTCCAGGCTTCCCAGAAGTCTGCGATTACAGGAACTTACACGGGACAAGTCGCCGTGTCCACCGTGCGGCGGAATCCAACCCATGCTAAATTCCTCAAGGAAGCTGGGAGACAGACGTTTGTCATTAAATTGTCTGGGTTCCTTTTCTTCGGCACCATAGTGAGTGTTGAGAAACAGGTACGGTGGCTGATCGAGGGGGAGGTATTCAGCCATAGGCCAATTCGCTTCCTGGTACTCGACCTTTTGCACGTCAAAGGGTTGGACTTCTCCGCCGCTGAGGCTTTTACTAGACTGAATCGGATGCTGCAGACTCGACGAGTGCACATGATCATTTGCGGCGTCGATATTTCCGGCGAAGTAGGCAGAAGCTTACGAAACGTCGGCCTATTCGAGCAAGAGAACGAAGTCCCCGTTCTCGAAAATCTAAATTCCGCCCTTGAGTACTGTGAAAACGAGCTTTTACAAGCGCTGCATGATCGAAAGGATGCAATGTCAGGGATAGCAAGGACCGAGCCATCATCGCTCAAAC CCATATTCAAGCCCCAAACATCCGACCTCCCCGTCAACTCTCCCCGTAATCTTTACCTACACCAACTCGCCGCCACCACTCTCCGCGAAGAAAGTGCCTCTACCGCCGCCACCGCCTCATCCTCCACCCCAACCGGCAAACCTACGAGCACCAAACCGCAACAccaaccccctctctctctcctcatGCACACCTTCCAAGGTCTAACCACCCAACCCGAAGCCTTCTGGGCCCCCGCTGCGGCCTACTTCACGCGTGCCGAGTACCCCGCGTCCAGCATTCTCTACCGCATGGGCGAACAGGCGCAGCACTTCTTCCTCCTGGAGTCCGGGATGCTGCGGGCGGAGTACGACACGCCGCAGGGGAATTATTTCGAGCTGATCGCGGCGGGGCGGCCGTGCGGGGAGTTGCCGTTCTTCGGGGCGACAAGGAGAACAGCGACGGTCAGGGCGGAGACGCCGTGCGTGGTGTGGATGATGGGGGAGGAAGGGTGGAGGAGGTTGAGGGAGAGGGATGCCGATGTGGGGTTGGAGATGATGAGGGTTTGTTTGAAGTTGACGGCGGAGAGGATGCATACGATTACGTC GTATGTTTTGACGGCTACTCGATGA